A window of Desulfobulbus oralis genomic DNA:
AATACCTGCGTCTGTTTTCTCTTGACCCAACATACAATCTCGCAGTGGAAGAGCAGCTGTTCGCTACTCTGCCTCCAGAGCACCCCGGGATCTTTATGCTCTGGCAGAACGCGCCTTCTGTCATTGTGGGCCGCTACCAGTGCACGGCTGAAGAGGTGAACGCCGTGGTTGTCGCCCGTGAACATATTCCGGTCGTCCGGCGTATCACTGGCGGCGGGGCAGTCTACCACGATCTGGGCAATCTGAACTTTTCGTTTCTCGCCAATTCGCATGGCACTGCCCGGGTGAATTTTCAACAATATCTCAAACCCATAGTGGTGGCCCTGGCAGAGCTGGGCGTACAGGCTGCCATCAGCGGCCGCAATGATCTTGAGGTGGATGGGAAGAAAATTTCCGGCAGTGGTCAATTGGTCTGCGGTTCCAGGATCCTGCACCACGGCACTTTGCTGATCAATGTGGATCGCGCCCGCTTGGACGAGGTGTTGACGGTGGCACCGGAAAAAATCCACTCCCGGGGTATTCAGTCGGTGCGCATGCGGGTTGGCGGCATCGCCGATTACTGGCACCCCGGGAGCACGCTGGATATGCTGATTGAGGCACTGCGGAGGCACTGCACCGACGACGATGCCGCGGGGCTGACTCCCATGGAACTGGCTGGCGCTGAGCAGCTCGCGGCTGGAAAATACCGGCAGTGGCATTGGAATTACGGCGCATCACCCCCCTATACCAGGGAACAAAAGCGCCGTTTCCCTTGGGGAACGGTGTGTCTGCGGCTGGATGTGCAACAGGGTGTCATTCGTTCCTGCCGTATTTTCGGTGACTTTTTCTCCATGAGAGACATTGCGGAACTGGAGGCCTTATTCGCGGGATGTCGCCATGAAAGGCAAAGTCTGCGGCAAAGACTCCAAACAGTGTCTTGGGAGGAGTACTTTGTTGGCAGCGAAGCAGCAAGTATGCTGCACTTTTTCGGGTGCTGA
This region includes:
- a CDS encoding lipoate--protein ligase, encoding MQYLRLFSLDPTYNLAVEEQLFATLPPEHPGIFMLWQNAPSVIVGRYQCTAEEVNAVVVAREHIPVVRRITGGGAVYHDLGNLNFSFLANSHGTARVNFQQYLKPIVVALAELGVQAAISGRNDLEVDGKKISGSGQLVCGSRILHHGTLLINVDRARLDEVLTVAPEKIHSRGIQSVRMRVGGIADYWHPGSTLDMLIEALRRHCTDDDAAGLTPMELAGAEQLAAGKYRQWHWNYGASPPYTREQKRRFPWGTVCLRLDVQQGVIRSCRIFGDFFSMRDIAELEALFAGCRHERQSLRQRLQTVSWEEYFVGSEAASMLHFFGC